A region from the Phyllopteryx taeniolatus isolate TA_2022b unplaced genomic scaffold, UOR_Ptae_1.2 contig_24, whole genome shotgun sequence genome encodes:
- the LOC133473316 gene encoding zinc finger protein 319 isoform X2 translates to MTEAWQQQQQHTVAPPSVVHTLPQTTDTLSCTVYGVVLQPDSSLQQQLGQQHVVQTQQASIQLGGERVHKCGACGHDISHLANPHEHQCMVTQDRSFQCTQCMKIFSQATDLLEHQCVQVEQKPFVCGVCKMGFSLLTSLAQHHNSHGNGNNPMKCSICEKTYRPGSGNVTPTSSAANPQQPSTGETSGGGAAMSASSPPAFEASAPDRPYKCSVCHKSFRHLSELTRHERVHTEFVQHRCDPTREKPLKCPDCEKRFRYSSELQRHRRVHTGEKPFKCASCDKSFKQREHLAKHQSVHSRETQFKCVWCGERFVDLAALQEHTVQHTAEGESFPEAPCIP, encoded by the exons ATGACGGAGGcgtggcagcagcagcagcagcacacagTGGCTCCACCTTCTGTAGTGCACACACTTCCCCAGACCACGGACACTCTGTCCTGCACTGTGTATGGTGTTGTCCTACAACCAGATTCCTCTCTGCAGCAGCAGCTGGGCCAGCAGCATGTTGTGCAAACTCAGCAGGCGTCCATACAGCTAGGAGGTGAAAGAGTGCACAAGTGTGGCGCCTGTGGACATGACATATCTCACCTGGCCAACCCCCACGAACACCAGTGCATGGTGACCCAAGACAGGTCTTTCCAGTGCACACAGTGCATGAAAATCTTCAGCCAAGCCACAGACCTCCTGGAGCATCAGTGTGTGCAGGTGGAGCAGAAGCCTTTTGTGTGTGGCGTGTGTAAGATGGGTTTCTCGTTGCTCACTTCCTTGGCCCAGCATCACAATTCCCACGGCAATGGAAACAACCCAATGAAGTGTTCCATTTGTGAGAAAACATACCGTCCCGGATCCGGAAATGTCACTCCCACCTCGTCTGCGGCCAATCCTCAGCAGCCCTCCACCGGAGAGACATCAGGTGGCGGCGCAGCAATGAGTGCCTCATCCCCACCTGCTTTTGAGGCGTCTGCACCAGATAGGCCATACAAGTGCTCAGTGTGCCATAAGTCCTTCCGGCATTTGTCCGAGCTAACCCGCCACGAAAGGGTACACACAG AGTTTGTCCAGCACCGCTGCGACCCGACACGCGAGAAACCGCTGAAATGTCCCGACTGTGAGAAACGCTTCAGGTACTCGTCCGAGCTACAGCGCCATCGCCGTGtccacactggggagaaacctttcaaGTGCGCCAGCTGCGACAAGAGCTTCAAACAACGCGAGCACCTGGCCAAGCACCAAAGTGTGCACTCGCGGGAGACGCAGTTTAAATGCGTGTGGTGCGGCGAGCGTTTTGTCGACCTTGCTGCTCTGCAGGAACACACGGTCCAGCACACCGCCGAAGGGGAGAGTTTCCCGGAAGCGCCCTGTATCCCGTGA
- the LOC133473316 gene encoding zinc finger protein 319 isoform X1 — MTEAWQQQQQHTVAPPSVVHTLPQTTDTLSCTVYGVVLQPDSSLQQQLGQQHVVQTQQASIQLGGERVHKCGACGHDISHLANPHEHQCMVTQDRSFQCTQCMKIFSQATDLLEHQCVQVEQKPFVCGVCKMGFSLLTSLAQHHNSHGNGNNPMKCSICEKTYRPGSGNVTPTSSAANPQQPSTGETSGGGAAMSASSPPAFEASAPDRPYKCSVCHKSFRHLSELTRHERVHTGEKPYKCDTCDKSFSQSSHLAHHQRTHSSERPYKCAVCEKSFKHRSHLVRHMYAHSGEHLFKCNLCEMHFKESSELLHHQCQPEGERPFRCGSCGKSFKRPSDLRQHERTHSEERPFQCEECQMSFKQQYALVRHRRTHKNPADRPFKCNLCDKGFLQPSHLLYHQQVHGMESLFKCASCQKSFSQSGELLRHKCGGEVEKPYKCDVCGKGYKKNSTLQRHQNTHCTEKPLKCSLCDKRFVSSSEFVQHRCDPTREKPLKCPDCEKRFRYSSELQRHRRVHTGEKPFKCASCDKSFKQREHLAKHQSVHSRETQFKCVWCGERFVDLAALQEHTVQHTAEGESFPEAPCIP; from the coding sequence ATGACGGAGGcgtggcagcagcagcagcagcacacagTGGCTCCACCTTCTGTAGTGCACACACTTCCCCAGACCACGGACACTCTGTCCTGCACTGTGTATGGTGTTGTCCTACAACCAGATTCCTCTCTGCAGCAGCAGCTGGGCCAGCAGCATGTTGTGCAAACTCAGCAGGCGTCCATACAGCTAGGAGGTGAAAGAGTGCACAAGTGTGGCGCCTGTGGACATGACATATCTCACCTGGCCAACCCCCACGAACACCAGTGCATGGTGACCCAAGACAGGTCTTTCCAGTGCACACAGTGCATGAAAATCTTCAGCCAAGCCACAGACCTCCTGGAGCATCAGTGTGTGCAGGTGGAGCAGAAGCCTTTTGTGTGTGGCGTGTGTAAGATGGGTTTCTCGTTGCTCACTTCCTTGGCCCAGCATCACAATTCCCACGGCAATGGAAACAACCCAATGAAGTGTTCCATTTGTGAGAAAACATACCGTCCCGGATCCGGAAATGTCACTCCCACCTCGTCTGCGGCCAATCCTCAGCAGCCCTCCACCGGAGAGACATCAGGTGGCGGCGCAGCAATGAGTGCCTCATCCCCACCTGCTTTTGAGGCGTCTGCACCAGATAGGCCATACAAGTGCTCAGTGTGCCATAAGTCCTTCCGGCATTTGTCCGAGCTAACCCGCCACGAAAGGGTACACACAGGTGAGAAGCCGTACAAATGCGACACATGCGATAAAAGCTTCAGCCAGTCTTCCCATCTGGCTCACCACCAGCGCACACACAGCTCTGAGCGGCCTTATAAGTGTGCTGTGTGTGAGAAGAGCTTTAAGCACCGTTCTCACCTTGTGCGCCACATGTACGCCCATTCGGGCGAGCACCTATTCAAGTGCAACTTGTGTGAAATGCACTTTAAGGAGTCATCAGAGCTCCTGCACCATCAGTGCCAGCCAGAAGGAGAAAGGCCTTTCCGATGTGGTTCGTGCGGGAAGAGCTTCAAGCGGCCGTCGGACCTGCGACAGCACGAACGCACTCATTCCGAGGAGCGCCCGTTTCAGTGCGAGGAGTGCCAGATGAGCTTCAAGCAGCAGTACGCTCTCGTACGACACCGTCGCACTCATAAAAATCCGGCTGACCGACCTTTCAAGTGTAATCTCTGCGATAAAGGTTTTCTTCAGCCGTCACACCTGCTTTACCATCAGCAGGTGCATGGTATGGAAAGCTTGTTCAAGTGTGCATCTTGCCAGAAGTCTTTTAGCCAATCCGGAGAACTGCTGAGGCACAAATGTGGAGGGGAAGTAGAAAAGCCGTACAAGTGTGATGTGTGCggcaaaggttacaaaaagaactCCACGCTGCAGCGCCACCAAAACACTCACTGCACAGAGAAGCCGCTGAAATGCTCTCTGTGTGACAAGCGCTTTGTGTCATCCTCAGAGTTTGTCCAGCACCGCTGCGACCCGACACGCGAGAAACCGCTGAAATGTCCCGACTGTGAGAAACGCTTCAGGTACTCGTCCGAGCTACAGCGCCATCGCCGTGtccacactggggagaaacctttcaaGTGCGCCAGCTGCGACAAGAGCTTCAAACAACGCGAGCACCTGGCCAAGCACCAAAGTGTGCACTCGCGGGAGACGCAGTTTAAATGCGTGTGGTGCGGCGAGCGTTTTGTCGACCTTGCTGCTCTGCAGGAACACACGGTCCAGCACACCGCCGAAGGGGAGAGTTTCCCGGAAGCGCCCTGTATCCCGTGA